In Mustela lutreola isolate mMusLut2 chromosome 4, mMusLut2.pri, whole genome shotgun sequence, the genomic stretch ctttcctgctctgtagcgcgccagtcatattatagagttcctttttgattttcccgcggtatgtggcaatttgttataagatactatgatgtatgctaagtccctgcctccccaaaaataatgtataaaagatgttgtgatcctgagctcgggacctcttagcgtcacccGCTACGAGTGTGCGGAGGTCCGGGTTTGAATTCctaataaacgacccttgctgtttggctttgactctggactctggtggtcgtctttggggggggggggtcctcgaAATTTGGGCACAACAATTCTTATCATAATCTTCCTCGAAGATTGTGATCCTTGTTACTTATGGGTTACAActgcacccctcctcctccttccagaCACCTCCCACCAAGAGGCGGTACTGACCCACCATATTAGTGCTAGTGAAGTAGCACTGTCGTTCCCAGATTTCTCTCCATCTTGACCTCCTCTAGCATAGTATTCAGCAGTAAATATTTATCTTGTCTCATAGTTGTTTTTACTCATTTTCtcaccctatttttttctttgtttccctggTAGTGAAACAAGtctttgtgtgtatataaatacaacTCTAGATTTATATATTCAAGTTACAAGCATGTTAAAACAGCATTAGTTATTTGCTTCTCCCACCAGAATATCAGCTCTGGGACAGTAgggactttgtttttttttcgtgtgtgtgtgtgtggtgattgTATCCCCAGAGCCTGGATTAGGGGCCTGGCACACgatagacatttaataaatatttgcgaAGTTATTCATTAATGTTGTACTTGGCCTGTTTATAATATGAGGTGCTTTGCTTTTGCCACTGTTGAGATTCTTAGAATGTCTTATTTCGGCTCTACAGAGTCAGGATGGGTGGGAGCAGGGTCCAGGAGCTCGGTGGATTTGACTTGCTTCCTTCGGAAGGACAGTCTGTAGCTGTGGCTTGTTCTTCATCTCAGATGCTAGGCCAGCTTCATGCAGATGCAAATGGAAGTGAGGCTCTTACCTTTGAGAACATTACTTGTGTTCACAGTTGTGTCTTCTTTGTCAGAGAATGGATTTCAAAAGGACAGTGACAGAATCTGAACTCTGAGGAGTGGAATGTTCTACCTTAATTCTGTATCACTCTCGGGATCTGAAGCTCAgccaggacaccccccccccccccccacacacacacacacacacacacggctgaaGCAGGACACCTTCTGGAACAGGCATGCTGACCGTTGTCTTGGCGCTGCTGATGGTCATGGCTGTGGCTTAATTTCTCATTGGCCTGCTTGGAAATAGGATCCTGTGGTCTAGAGTTTTGAAGAATGGATCTGAAAATGTAAAGAGCTCCCCAAACAAACTCATTGTCCTGGATGTGCTGGCTCCTCAGTGACTTCTACTGCAGGAAGATCATGACCCCTGAACCCTCTCTGCTTGTGGCCAAATCaaagggcctggggtggggtttttggtttctttccagATACTTTGGTCTTTCCTCTGCATCCATGCTGACTTCCTCCGAAGCTAGCCTcgccttcctccttcttcccaatTCAGTTCCTCTTTCTCCTTGTTTCCTCATAGTTTCTGGCCTAGTTTGACCATTGTATTGGTCTTCTGTTTGCGGTGTAGCAGCAGATACTTAGcaatttaaaacaacacacacatttattgCACAGTTTCTGTGGGTGAAGAGTCCAGTCACAGCCTACGTGGTCCCTCTGCACAGAGTCCTAAAAGCTACAGTCCCCATGTTGACTGGGCTGTAGGTTTTTGGAGCTTAGGTTCTTTTCCAAGATCACTCGTTGTttgcagaattcagttccttgcagtTGTTTGACAAAGGTCCCCGTTTTCCTGCTGCTGCCTTCTGCGAGCCAATCTCAACACCTCACAGTTCTTGTCATGTGTCTCTCTCACAGCCTGGTAGCTGGATTCTTCAAGGTCAGTAGGAGGGCCCAGTTTCTCTTCCAAGACTTTTACTGGTTAAGTGAAACACACCCAGGGTAATTTTTTGAGTAGTTCAAATGCAACTGGTTCAATTACATTTGcaaaagccctttatctttgccATAAAACATAACCTAGTTACAGAAGTGACAACCTGTCTTATTTACAGTCCCATCCTGCTCAAGGATTATTCAAAATCTCTTTGATGCTGTCTTAGAATTCAACCTTCCATAAACATTTGTGTTAGACTGGTCCTAGGGAAGTTGGAATCTGGACAATAAATGAAACACTTTACTATATTTCTTGATAACTGTGCTAgtcttttttcacttatttgagcTCATTTCCTTCCTCTATGACCTTGGTTTGAGATATATGCTGAGTCATGTGTGTGTGGGTACTTGATCATAAATTAGGACAGATGACCTCAAAGACTCAGATTAGCAGTGATGGctcctctccctgacttccattttttttttttaaattatttggcactTAAATGTGctatttttgttctctgattgttttcttcccccaaattttcCCTACTTCTCTCTTTGatagtgaaatatatttttactttattattattttttgataatgaaatatattttatatttgagtttattcagctttcatatttttatgttcagagtactttttataaaaataagattttttaaataataatgagcTCACATTTGGCAACTGTATAAAATCTGAGAATGTTTTGATTTGATCTTCTTATTGAAGGGTCTTAATATGTGCTAGTGTCTAGATGCTATCTCATGACCCTTGAGAAGGGGAACCAGTATCTGTGGTGCTATTTTAAGTCTCTGAGTGTAGGCACAGAGTGCATTCATGTGGATGCAAATACAGAGGGGATCATAATTTCTAAACTCTCTGTGCCTGGTCGCAGCTCTTCAGTCTTGAACAGCAGGGCAAGGCCAAATCCAGATTCTGTGGTGTGAAGACTTACCTTGGGTGTCTCACCCTCTGGGGAGCTGAAACTCAACCACAGGCACACACATTCCTGCTGAAGCAGGACACCTTCTGTGACAGAAGTCAGACTCCTTCCTGTCCCCAGCCATGCTGAGTGCTGCCCTAGCACTGCTGATGGTGGTGGCGGTGGCCGAATTTCTCATTGGGCTGGTTGGAAATGGtgtccttgtggtttggagcttTGGAGAATGGGTCCGAAAATTCAATGGGTCCTCATACAACCTCATTGTCCTGGGCCTGGCTGTCTGCCGATTTCTCCTGCAGTGGCTGATTATGATGGATTTAAGCCTGTTTCCACTTTTCCACAGTAGCCACTGGCTTCGGTATCTCAGTGTCTTCTGGATCCTGGTAAGCCAGGCCAGCCTGTGGTTTGCTGCTTTCCTCAGTGTTTTCTATTGCAGGAAGATCATGACCCTTGAGCACCCTGTCTGCATGTGGCTGAAGCAGAGAGCCTATTGCCTGAGTCTCTGGTGCCTTCTGGGGTACTTCATGATCAGTTTGTTACTTGTAACCCTCATTGGCTTAAAGCCCTATGATCCTTCCCAAGGCAACAGCAGCATTCTGTACCCCTTTGAAAGCTGGCACTACCTGTATGTATTAAAGCTTAATGCAGGAAGTGGGTTGCCTCTGATGGTATTTCTTGTTTCTTCCGTGATGCTGATTATCTCTTTGTACAGACACCACAAGAAGATGAAGGTATATACAGCTGGTAGGAGAGATGCTCGGGCCAAGGCTCACATCACTGTCCTGAAGTCCTTGGGCTGCTTCCTTATCCTTCATGTGGTTTACATCCTGGCCAGCCCTTTTTCCATCATCTACAAGTCTTCTGCTAATCTCCTCATTATCTTCATCTCTGAGACAGTCATGGCTGCCTATCCTTCTCTTCATTCTGTCATATTGATCATGGGGAATCCCAGGGTGAAGCAGACTTGTCAAAGAATTCTCTGGAAGATGGTGTGCGCTTGGAGATCCTAGAGAAACGTATGCTCAGAATACTCTTTTGAGACACTTTTTGATAGCTCTCTATAAAGGAGCTGACTTTCAtatctttcaaaatttttcttttttgacaccAAATCAACAAATGAGCTACAGGAAATTCAGATAAAAACTAATGCTGTTTCTCTTCTGGCAATGTAAAGTATAACTGTTTTATTGTATTATAGACATCGAGACTGGGGCTTTATGTTTGGTAAAGTAGGTGTTATATTCTGTTTATATGTActaaataattcatttcttttaatattacatatataagttGTGTATTTCCTATTATAGGGAACAGAGGTTAGGAACAATTAATATAGAGAttgttgatttttattatatttcgCCTATCCATTAACGTTTGTCATTTTAGATAAGCTTTTTAAGCAAAGAAGTATCAAataattttcccatttctctacTGTAGTAGATCTAGTTATCtaattgaaaaatgaaacaacatatcTTTATATTTCTAGAAGTTTCTTTGAGCCCTAGACTTGCTTTTTACAATAAAAGTCAGTTGGCTGTCATGTTCTGTATTAAGCTCCAAAGCCCAGGACCTAGATAGGGACAAGATGGGAGTAAAGGGCACTTGCTTCTGCTCTCAAAAAGAACACTGCTCCCTGAAGAGGTGAAGCCTCCTCCTCTTTGGTCCATTTTGGTCTCTCCACAGACTGAAATCAGAGTATAGCATACCATGCCTTTGAGCTGGATGGAGATTACCTATGTCAAATCCATGGCTGGAAgaactgtgtctgtttctgttttctcctagGTTCCTGATGCCCGGAACAGTCCCTAGCttataataaatagtaaatattttctaaatgatcAATTAGCTGCATTAATTAGTCTTTCAGTTCCTCTTTTATGTTATAAAGAAACAGAGGCCTGTAGAGGACAATGGCCTGCCCAGGGTTTCATAGAGAGCCAAGGGAAATGCTGGGACTAGAACTCAGTTTCCTGGCTCTGGGGTCCAGGCTCTATCCTTGGACATCATGCTACCTTCCTAAACAGATAGCTTTGCCTTTGGCCTCTCTGTATTCCATCCCTCTTCATATGTGCTTTCTCAGTCATCTTTTTAGCTTTGTTTGAGCACAGTTTGTTTTGGTTCAGTTCTAGGGGATTTGGGATTCAAAGGACAATACTTGatatacttaacatttttttttcacttcttaggAACCATGTTCATCTACTTTCTGGAATCTATTCTCCCCAATGTGTGTCTTTTCCTTACCTAAAGCTGTGAACTGAGGTACGTGCTGGGCACGTGTAGACGTTAGTCATCACAAAGGAGAGAACTGGCTCCTCTGATGTCACCGTGCATTGTA encodes the following:
- the TAS2R5 gene encoding taste receptor type 2 member 5, giving the protein MLSAALALLMVVAVAEFLIGLVGNGVLVVWSFGEWVRKFNGSSYNLIVLGLAVCRFLLQWLIMMDLSLFPLFHSSHWLRYLSVFWILVSQASLWFAAFLSVFYCRKIMTLEHPVCMWLKQRAYCLSLWCLLGYFMISLLLVTLIGLKPYDPSQGNSSILYPFESWHYLYVLKLNAGSGLPLMVFLVSSVMLIISLYRHHKKMKVYTAGRRDARAKAHITVLKSLGCFLILHVVYILASPFSIIYKSSANLLIIFISETVMAAYPSLHSVILIMGNPRVKQTCQRILWKMVCAWRS